A window of the Microbacterium sp. LWH13-1.2 genome harbors these coding sequences:
- a CDS encoding APC family permease, with amino-acid sequence MPLARRLRLGDAVAIGLGSMIGAGVFSVWAPAIGVAGSGILIALAIAAIVAYCNATASAQLAAAHPVAGGTYAYARAEIGPWWGFVAGWSFVIGKIASCAAMAMTFAAYAAPEGWQVPVAVAAVIALAAVNCFGVTRTALVTRILVVCSLLGLALVVVTGLGGSSAASPAPLPDASAYGVLQGAGLLFFAFAGYARIATMGEEVVDPTRTIPRAIALALGGAVAVYTLVAITVILVLGGDAATSTTPLADVATATGWQALTPVIRVAAAAASLGALLALLTGIGRTTLAMAREQDLPQLLAKIDERWQVPRRAEIAIALIVVGIVLVADLRDVIGFSSFGVLLYYLIANAAAFRQQAAARRYPRTLQVIGALGCLLLVNTLPVVASAIGTVVVLIGVLYRMTRLRLSR; translated from the coding sequence ATGCCCCTCGCACGCCGCCTGAGACTCGGCGACGCCGTCGCCATCGGCCTCGGCTCGATGATCGGCGCGGGCGTGTTCTCGGTGTGGGCTCCCGCGATCGGCGTCGCCGGCAGCGGCATCCTGATCGCCCTGGCGATCGCCGCGATCGTCGCCTACTGCAACGCCACCGCGTCGGCGCAGCTCGCCGCGGCTCACCCCGTCGCCGGCGGCACCTACGCGTACGCCAGAGCCGAGATCGGTCCGTGGTGGGGCTTCGTCGCCGGCTGGAGCTTCGTGATCGGCAAGATCGCGAGCTGCGCGGCTATGGCCATGACCTTCGCCGCGTACGCGGCACCCGAGGGCTGGCAGGTGCCGGTGGCCGTGGCGGCGGTAATCGCGCTCGCAGCCGTCAACTGCTTCGGAGTGACCCGCACGGCTCTGGTCACCAGGATTCTCGTGGTGTGCTCGCTGCTGGGGCTCGCCCTCGTCGTCGTGACCGGACTCGGCGGATCGAGTGCGGCATCCCCTGCCCCTCTCCCTGATGCCAGCGCCTACGGCGTGCTGCAGGGGGCGGGGCTGCTCTTCTTCGCGTTCGCAGGGTATGCGCGCATCGCGACCATGGGCGAAGAGGTCGTCGACCCGACCAGGACGATCCCCCGCGCCATCGCCCTCGCGCTGGGCGGTGCGGTCGCCGTCTACACGCTCGTCGCGATCACGGTCATCCTCGTCCTCGGTGGCGACGCGGCGACGAGCACGACGCCGCTGGCCGATGTCGCCACGGCCACCGGGTGGCAGGCTCTCACCCCGGTCATCCGCGTCGCAGCGGCGGCAGCCTCGCTGGGCGCTCTGCTCGCACTGCTCACCGGCATCGGTCGCACGACCCTGGCCATGGCCCGGGAGCAGGACCTGCCGCAGCTGCTCGCGAAGATCGACGAGCGCTGGCAGGTACCACGTCGCGCAGAGATCGCGATCGCGCTCATCGTCGTCGGCATCGTGCTCGTCGCCGACCTTCGCGACGTGATCGGATTCTCCTCGTTCGGGGTGCTGTTGTACTATCTCATCGCGAATGCCGCGGCGTTCCGGCAGCAGGCGGCGGCTCGTCGCTATCCCCGCACGTTGCAGGTCATCGGAGCTCTGGGCTGCCTTCTGCTCGTGAACACGCTGCCCGTCGTCGCCTCGGCGATCGGAACCGTGGTCGTGCTCATCGGAGTGCTCTACCGGATGACACGCCTCAGACTGTCGCGGTGA
- a CDS encoding phosphoenolpyruvate carboxylase, with protein MTPEHTFPEPTDTSAIRIIGRFEAGRGIPDAMRSDVRMLGALLGQVLREAGGDDLFEDVEKLRLATIQAYDEETSDAFERAAAIAGSFSIARADEVARAFTCYFHLVNLAEEHQRVRVLRERAGQPGREDAADTVATAYARLKTEVGDDEALRRLQGLRFHPVFTAHPTEARRRAVSSSIRRLSELLTQHDSASEGGSEEHRARRRMLEEIDTLWRTAPLRAEKPSPTDEVRTVMGVFDETLFTTVPHVYRRIDDALRGDDSGATEPVVPAFVRIGSWVGGDRDGNPFVTASVTREASQIASDHVLRGLERALDRIGRTLTLDAEDTPASAAVSALWDDFAAADPRSAAELGARSPGEPHRRVLLALAHRVAATRRGEEQRYARPEELLADLRAVQSSLSDAGAKRHAFGGVQHLIWQVETYGFHLTELEVRQHSQVHAKALAELASGEAISAQTEEVLEVFRAIAEIQRDRGLRAAGRYVVSFTQAASDLANVYALARHALGDDAPVLDVVPLFETFADLQAAPDILAEAVTFPEFQERMAATGNRLEVMLGYSDSSKDVGPVAANLALYEAQEKIALWAQESDIELTLFHGRGGALGRGGGPANSAILAQPPHSVDGRFKLTEQGEVIFARYGEPAIAMRHIDQVAAATLLASSPTVEKHTSDAAARFADIASVMDRSSRERFFSLVKAEGFAPWFATVTPMEEIGLLALGSRPARRGLSVESLEDLRAIPWVFAWTQARINLAGWFGLGTALAAVGDEARLIEAYRDWPLLRTMIDNVAMSLAKTDERIARQYLALGDRDDLAQLVLDEMTLTRKWVIRLTGGVGLLENKPILQRAVQLRTPYVDALSLLQLRALRALRDPAEATGSGADEEQRRLLLLSVSGVAAGLQNTG; from the coding sequence GTGACCCCCGAACACACCTTCCCCGAGCCCACCGACACCTCGGCCATCCGCATCATCGGCCGTTTCGAAGCGGGCCGCGGCATCCCGGACGCGATGCGCTCCGACGTCAGGATGCTCGGCGCCCTTCTCGGCCAGGTGCTGCGAGAAGCCGGCGGCGATGACCTCTTCGAGGACGTCGAGAAGCTGCGCCTGGCCACCATCCAGGCCTACGACGAAGAGACGTCCGACGCGTTCGAGCGTGCTGCAGCGATCGCCGGATCCTTCAGCATCGCCCGCGCCGACGAGGTCGCACGGGCGTTCACGTGCTACTTCCACCTGGTCAACCTCGCCGAGGAGCATCAGCGCGTGCGAGTCCTCCGCGAGCGCGCGGGCCAGCCCGGCCGTGAAGATGCCGCCGACACGGTCGCCACGGCATACGCCCGTCTGAAGACCGAGGTCGGCGATGACGAGGCACTCCGTCGCCTGCAGGGCCTGCGCTTCCACCCCGTCTTCACCGCTCACCCGACCGAAGCCCGTCGCCGGGCGGTGTCGTCGAGCATCCGTCGCCTGTCCGAGCTGCTCACACAGCACGACTCCGCGAGCGAGGGCGGCTCCGAGGAGCACCGCGCCCGCCGTCGGATGCTGGAGGAGATCGACACCCTCTGGCGCACCGCCCCGCTGCGCGCCGAGAAGCCGTCGCCGACCGATGAGGTCCGCACGGTCATGGGCGTGTTCGACGAGACCCTGTTCACCACGGTTCCCCACGTGTACCGCCGCATCGACGACGCTCTGCGCGGCGATGACTCGGGTGCCACCGAGCCCGTGGTACCCGCCTTCGTGCGGATCGGCTCGTGGGTCGGCGGCGACCGCGACGGAAACCCCTTCGTCACGGCATCCGTCACGCGCGAGGCCTCTCAGATCGCCTCGGATCATGTGCTGCGCGGTCTCGAGCGTGCGCTCGACCGCATCGGCCGCACGCTCACGCTCGACGCCGAGGACACTCCTGCGAGCGCGGCCGTGTCGGCGCTGTGGGACGACTTCGCCGCCGCGGACCCGCGCAGCGCCGCGGAGCTCGGAGCCCGCTCCCCCGGCGAGCCGCACCGACGGGTACTGCTCGCGCTCGCCCACCGCGTCGCCGCGACCCGCCGAGGCGAGGAGCAGCGATATGCCCGCCCCGAAGAGCTCCTCGCCGACCTCCGCGCCGTGCAGTCGTCGCTGTCGGACGCGGGTGCGAAGCGCCACGCCTTCGGAGGCGTGCAGCACCTGATCTGGCAGGTGGAGACGTACGGCTTCCACCTCACCGAGCTCGAGGTGCGTCAGCATTCGCAGGTGCATGCGAAGGCTCTGGCGGAGCTCGCGAGCGGCGAGGCCATCAGCGCGCAGACCGAGGAGGTGCTCGAGGTCTTCCGTGCGATCGCCGAGATCCAGCGCGACCGAGGCCTCCGAGCTGCCGGCCGCTACGTCGTGTCGTTCACACAGGCGGCCTCAGACCTCGCGAACGTCTACGCGCTCGCGCGGCATGCACTCGGCGACGACGCACCGGTGCTCGACGTCGTCCCGCTGTTCGAGACCTTCGCCGACCTCCAGGCCGCTCCCGATATCCTCGCCGAGGCGGTCACGTTCCCCGAGTTCCAGGAGAGGATGGCCGCCACCGGCAACCGCCTCGAGGTGATGCTCGGGTACTCCGACTCGTCGAAGGACGTCGGCCCCGTCGCCGCCAACCTCGCCCTGTACGAGGCGCAGGAGAAGATCGCCCTGTGGGCGCAGGAGTCGGACATCGAGCTGACCCTGTTCCACGGCCGCGGCGGTGCCCTCGGTCGCGGTGGCGGACCCGCCAACTCGGCGATCCTCGCGCAGCCGCCGCACTCGGTCGACGGTCGCTTCAAGCTCACCGAGCAGGGCGAGGTCATCTTCGCCCGCTACGGCGAGCCCGCGATCGCGATGCGCCACATCGACCAGGTCGCCGCAGCGACCCTGCTCGCGTCGTCGCCGACGGTCGAGAAGCACACCAGCGATGCCGCAGCGCGGTTCGCGGACATCGCCTCGGTGATGGACCGCTCCTCGCGTGAGCGCTTCTTCTCGCTCGTGAAGGCCGAGGGCTTCGCGCCCTGGTTCGCAACGGTCACCCCGATGGAGGAGATCGGTCTGCTCGCGCTCGGCTCGCGGCCCGCGCGACGAGGACTCTCCGTCGAGTCGCTCGAAGACCTCCGGGCCATCCCGTGGGTGTTCGCGTGGACGCAGGCGCGCATCAACCTCGCCGGCTGGTTCGGTCTCGGCACGGCGCTGGCCGCCGTCGGCGACGAGGCCCGTCTCATCGAGGCGTACCGCGACTGGCCGCTGCTTCGCACCATGATCGACAACGTCGCGATGAGTCTCGCGAAGACCGACGAGCGCATCGCCCGCCAGTATCTGGCGCTGGGCGACCGCGACGACCTCGCCCAGCTCGTGCTCGACGAGATGACACTCACGCGCAAATGGGTGATCCGCCTCACCGGCGGTGTCGGACTGCTCGAGAACAAGCCGATCCTGCAGCGCGCCGTGCAGCTGCGCACCCCTTACGTCGACGCGCTGTCGCTGCTGCAGCTGCGCGCCCTGCGTGCGCTGCGCGACCCGGCGGAGGCGACCGGATCCGGTGCCGATGAGGAACAGCGGCGCCTGCTCCTGCTCTCCGTGAGCGGCGTCGCAGCGGGTCTGCAGAACACCGGGTGA
- a CDS encoding GntR family transcriptional regulator has product MLIRIDADSARPLFDQVAASVRADVLTGRLGPGDRLPAARELADALEINLHTVLRAYQQLRDEGLIDLRRGRGAVVAASASPLAELSQDIIALVARAASLGVSSTTLAALIKETDA; this is encoded by the coding sequence ATGCTGATTCGAATCGACGCCGACAGTGCTCGGCCGCTCTTCGATCAGGTCGCGGCGTCCGTCAGGGCCGACGTCCTGACCGGGCGGCTCGGACCCGGCGATCGACTGCCGGCCGCGCGAGAGCTGGCAGACGCCCTCGAGATCAATCTGCACACGGTGCTCCGCGCCTACCAGCAGCTCAGGGATGAGGGCCTGATCGATCTGCGTCGCGGCAGGGGAGCGGTGGTCGCCGCCTCCGCCTCGCCTCTCGCGGAGCTCTCGCAGGACATCATCGCTCTCGTCGCCCGCGCCGCCTCGCTCGGCGTCTCTTCCACGACCCTGGCCGCCCTCATCAAGGAGACCGACGCATGA
- a CDS encoding DUF4442 domain-containing protein, translated as MRITPRRLATGMSLWIPNLFSGIRIRRFSEDWTHATVELHVNVFTRNYVKTAFGGSMSAMTDPYFFMLVMHQLGRDYVVWDTRGEIEFLKPGRGVLTAEFEVSRERAAEIRERAHGGAKVLEWFETEITDRDGDVVARVRREVYVREKKRVTAARE; from the coding sequence ATGCGCATCACTCCCCGCCGCCTCGCCACGGGCATGAGCCTGTGGATCCCGAATCTCTTCAGCGGCATCCGCATCCGCCGCTTCAGCGAGGACTGGACCCACGCGACCGTCGAGCTTCATGTGAACGTCTTCACCCGCAACTACGTCAAGACGGCGTTCGGCGGCTCGATGTCGGCGATGACCGATCCGTATTTCTTCATGCTCGTCATGCACCAGCTCGGACGTGATTACGTGGTCTGGGACACCCGCGGCGAGATCGAGTTCCTCAAGCCCGGCCGCGGCGTGCTCACCGCCGAGTTCGAGGTCAGCAGGGAGCGTGCCGCGGAGATCCGCGAACGCGCCCATGGCGGGGCGAAAGTACTCGAGTGGTTCGAGACCGAGATCACCGATCGCGACGGCGATGTGGTCGCCAGGGTGCGCCGCGAGGTCTACGTCCGTGAGAAGAAACGCGTCACTGCGGCGCGAGAGTGA
- a CDS encoding helix-turn-helix domain-containing protein — MSRTRGVLYPARLPEFHRLPPEAHARELAVWFWIPEWDIEPGRSSRQDIVGYPALNLVVEQGAVTLSGATTRASHRDLSGAGWAVGALLRPAAVATLTDDPAALIDAETTVDAPDLADAIGASMSTGDGRRERAVAVFSDWLVRRVGPVDDAAMRANALVDVLMGDDTVDTVEEAAMRLAVSTRTLQRLCHRHVGVSPAAMIRRRRLQVAAERLRLDPGLELSGLAADLGYADHAHLTRDFRSILGMAPRTYRAGASEKSPDESAKI, encoded by the coding sequence GTGAGCCGGACGCGTGGGGTGCTGTATCCGGCACGACTGCCGGAGTTCCATCGTCTGCCGCCCGAGGCCCACGCTCGGGAGCTCGCCGTGTGGTTCTGGATTCCCGAGTGGGACATCGAGCCCGGCAGATCGTCGCGGCAGGACATCGTGGGCTATCCGGCGTTGAACCTCGTGGTCGAGCAGGGTGCGGTCACATTGTCGGGTGCGACGACCCGCGCATCGCATCGCGACCTCAGCGGTGCCGGGTGGGCGGTGGGCGCTCTGCTGCGGCCGGCCGCCGTCGCGACGCTCACCGATGACCCTGCGGCGCTCATCGACGCCGAGACGACCGTCGATGCGCCCGACCTGGCGGATGCGATCGGCGCCTCCATGAGCACGGGCGACGGGCGCCGTGAGCGCGCCGTCGCAGTCTTCTCCGACTGGCTCGTGCGCCGGGTCGGGCCCGTCGATGATGCCGCGATGCGCGCGAACGCGCTCGTCGACGTGCTCATGGGCGACGACACCGTGGACACGGTCGAAGAGGCGGCGATGCGTCTGGCCGTCTCGACCCGCACCCTGCAGCGCCTGTGCCACAGGCACGTGGGCGTCTCACCGGCGGCGATGATCCGCCGACGACGTCTTCAGGTGGCCGCCGAGCGGCTGCGCCTCGACCCAGGGCTCGAGTTGTCGGGCCTCGCAGCCGACCTGGGATACGCCGATCACGCGCACCTCACGCGTGATTTCCGCAGCATCCTCGGCATGGCCCCTCGCACGTACCGTGCAGGAGCGTCTGAGAAGTCGCCAGACGAGAGTGCGAAGATCTGA
- a CDS encoding ATP phosphoribosyltransferase regulatory subunit produces the protein MRDILPADKARRERVLSVIRDRYRSHGFDEIETPALEEYSRLHAGIGGDNEKLAYNVLRRGLDAEAIREAADDQGALADLGLRYDLTVPLARFYASNRAQLPGVFRAIQIGPVWRAERPQKGRYRQFVQCDIDIIGDDSARAEAELMVASLDAVDALGLEGATVRINDRRALDWMLDSFGFTADERPGVLITIDKLDKIGPEGVATELRERGAAASAVDAFEEFLRRPQTMEYNPFGERQIRKALPENAPDELVGHLVGIGEAVAAGRGATDIPLVFDPFLVRGMGYYTGTIFELAHPSVSYSLGGGGRYDGMIGRFLGQQVPAVGFSLGFERLVDLVTAGADAAERAVVLIHDADVPVVELVTHKAALVATGARVRVERRTKNVKALLERSAADGYTEFATVSAGASQLELKPLS, from the coding sequence ATGCGCGACATCCTCCCCGCCGACAAGGCCCGCCGCGAGCGCGTCCTCTCCGTCATCCGCGATCGGTACCGGTCGCACGGATTCGACGAGATCGAGACTCCCGCGCTCGAGGAGTACTCGCGACTGCACGCCGGCATCGGCGGCGACAATGAGAAGCTCGCCTACAACGTCCTGCGCCGTGGCCTCGACGCCGAGGCGATCCGGGAGGCGGCCGACGACCAGGGCGCACTCGCAGACCTCGGACTCCGCTATGACCTCACCGTGCCGCTCGCGCGGTTCTACGCGAGCAACCGCGCTCAGCTGCCCGGTGTCTTCCGCGCCATCCAGATCGGCCCGGTGTGGCGTGCGGAGCGCCCGCAGAAGGGCCGCTACCGCCAGTTCGTGCAGTGCGACATCGACATCATCGGCGATGACTCCGCGCGCGCCGAGGCAGAGCTCATGGTCGCCTCGCTCGACGCCGTCGACGCGCTCGGACTCGAGGGCGCGACCGTGCGCATCAACGACCGGCGCGCGCTTGACTGGATGCTCGACAGCTTCGGCTTCACCGCCGACGAGCGGCCCGGCGTGCTGATCACGATCGACAAGCTCGACAAGATCGGCCCGGAGGGGGTCGCGACGGAGCTGCGCGAGCGCGGTGCCGCCGCATCCGCCGTCGACGCGTTCGAGGAGTTCCTGCGCCGCCCGCAGACCATGGAGTACAACCCGTTCGGCGAGCGCCAGATCCGCAAGGCGCTGCCCGAGAATGCGCCGGATGAGCTCGTCGGGCACCTGGTCGGCATCGGCGAGGCCGTCGCCGCCGGACGCGGGGCGACCGACATCCCGCTGGTTTTCGATCCCTTCCTCGTTCGCGGCATGGGCTACTACACCGGCACGATCTTCGAGCTCGCGCACCCCTCGGTCTCGTACTCGCTGGGCGGGGGAGGGCGTTACGACGGCATGATCGGGCGCTTCCTCGGCCAGCAGGTTCCCGCTGTCGGGTTCTCGCTCGGCTTCGAGAGGCTCGTCGATCTCGTGACGGCGGGAGCGGATGCCGCCGAGCGCGCCGTGGTGCTGATCCACGACGCGGACGTGCCGGTCGTCGAGCTCGTGACCCATAAGGCCGCGCTCGTGGCGACAGGTGCCAGGGTCCGGGTGGAACGGCGCACGAAGAACGTCAAGGCGCTGCTCGAGCGCTCGGCCGCCGACGGGTACACGGAGTTCGCGACCGTCTCCGCGGGTGCGTCTCAGCTGGAGCTGAAGCCCCTGTCATGA
- a CDS encoding SGNH/GDSL hydrolase family protein — MRRQHLVAVAGVGVAAVGVATGIRFVLAHQAAIARRRIGKPLGERSIDADRVWRPSLAGEPIELLVLGDSLAAGLGAERRKQTLGGRLAKGMGRRMGRPVHLRTAAVVGSESPDLAAQLADLPEGYAPHVAVIVVGGNDVTHRIPVAVSTQHLRDAILRLRRRGAEVVVGTCPDLGALRPVPQPLRCLVSSLSRRLAEAQTETALAAGARPVDLRRAVGPMFFDDPDAMFSMDRFHPSALGYRRTAEALLPTVCLAAGAALSSRRQAPR, encoded by the coding sequence ATGAGACGACAGCATCTCGTCGCCGTCGCCGGGGTCGGCGTCGCGGCGGTGGGGGTGGCCACCGGCATCCGGTTCGTGCTCGCCCATCAGGCGGCCATCGCACGTCGACGCATCGGCAAGCCGCTCGGTGAGAGGTCGATCGACGCCGACCGAGTCTGGCGTCCCTCTCTCGCCGGCGAGCCGATCGAGCTGCTCGTGCTCGGCGACTCGCTCGCGGCGGGGCTCGGCGCCGAGCGCCGCAAGCAGACGCTCGGCGGTCGCCTCGCCAAAGGCATGGGGCGGCGCATGGGGCGGCCGGTGCACCTGCGCACTGCCGCGGTCGTCGGCTCGGAGTCGCCCGACCTCGCCGCCCAGCTCGCCGACCTCCCGGAAGGCTATGCGCCGCACGTCGCCGTGATCGTGGTGGGCGGGAACGACGTCACGCACCGGATCCCCGTCGCCGTCTCGACACAGCACCTGCGTGACGCGATCCTGCGTCTGCGTCGTCGTGGCGCTGAAGTCGTCGTCGGGACCTGCCCCGACCTCGGCGCGCTGCGCCCCGTGCCTCAGCCGCTGCGCTGTCTGGTCTCCAGCCTGTCGCGCAGGCTCGCGGAGGCGCAGACAGAGACCGCGCTCGCCGCAGGGGCGCGCCCTGTCGATCTCCGTCGCGCCGTCGGCCCGATGTTCTTCGACGATCCGGATGCGATGTTCAGCATGGACCGCTTCCATCCGAGCGCTCTGGGGTACCGGCGCACGGCAGAGGCGCTCCTTCCGACCGTGTGCCTCGCCGCGGGGGCCGCGCTCAGCTCGCGTCGTCAGGCGCCGCGCTGA
- a CDS encoding MazG family protein, which produces MRAVRERCVWSQRITHHDLVPYLIEESHEVIDAVETGTRADLREELGDLLWQVLFHAAIAAQDPDDPFDIDDVADTLTEKMVRRHPHVFAGETATTPDEVLVHWNAAKAAEKRTRKSVLDGVPRGMPALALAQKIVGRAAGAGVEVGGPTDGAVTAPTTEAELGDALLGLVAVARTEGWDAERALRERLRGLEADVRDAESGA; this is translated from the coding sequence ATGCGCGCGGTGCGCGAACGGTGCGTCTGGTCGCAGCGGATCACCCATCACGACCTCGTGCCGTACCTGATCGAGGAGTCGCACGAGGTCATCGACGCCGTCGAGACCGGCACGCGGGCCGACCTGCGTGAAGAACTCGGCGACCTGCTGTGGCAGGTGCTGTTCCATGCGGCCATCGCCGCACAGGATCCCGACGACCCGTTCGACATCGACGACGTCGCCGACACGCTGACCGAGAAGATGGTCCGTCGGCACCCGCACGTCTTCGCGGGTGAGACCGCGACCACCCCCGACGAGGTGCTCGTGCACTGGAACGCGGCGAAGGCGGCCGAGAAGCGCACGAGGAAGAGCGTGCTCGACGGAGTTCCGCGAGGGATGCCGGCGCTGGCACTCGCGCAGAAGATCGTCGGACGAGCGGCAGGAGCGGGCGTGGAGGTCGGAGGGCCGACCGACGGCGCCGTGACCGCACCCACGACCGAGGCGGAGCTCGGCGACGCTCTGCTCGGGCTCGTCGCTGTGGCGCGAACCGAGGGGTGGGACGCCGAGAGGGCGCTGCGCGAGCGGCTCCGCGGGCTCGAAGCCGACGTCCGCGACGCCGAATCCGGCGCCTGA
- the nhaA gene encoding Na+/H+ antiporter NhaA: protein MRISANPLRGQQFPAVLLLVAAGLGLLLANLPTHDALAAVLDFHIAVPGTSLDLSIEHWVSDGLLAVFFLVVAIELRHELTHGELDSPRKAVQPAIAAAGGVLVPIAVYLLIAGDSATATGWPIPTATDIAFALGVLAMFGKGLPSTVRVFLLALAILDDIIGIIFIAVLFAHDVQWLLLVLAVVAVALFWVLSRALHAKGHAAIAVAMVVVGVVVWGLVAASGIHATIAGVMLGLVMSPVPAARTRHALEPTVNGAILPVFAFVAAFVVIPALAPSELSPAFWGIVVALPVGKILGISLFGWIAMRIRPRGSAPALPFGDILAAGALGGIGFTVSLLLANLAFASDAGVRDQAILGVLVGSLIALVLSGVIVSLRARSYRRLSAATS from the coding sequence ATGCGAATCTCCGCGAACCCCCTCCGCGGGCAGCAGTTCCCTGCTGTCCTCCTCCTCGTCGCCGCAGGCCTCGGTCTGCTGCTGGCGAATCTCCCCACGCATGACGCGCTCGCCGCGGTGCTCGACTTCCACATCGCGGTGCCCGGCACCTCTCTCGACCTCTCGATCGAGCACTGGGTGTCCGACGGGCTCCTCGCGGTGTTCTTCCTCGTGGTCGCGATCGAGCTGCGTCACGAACTCACGCACGGAGAGCTGGATTCGCCGCGCAAGGCCGTGCAGCCGGCGATCGCCGCCGCGGGCGGTGTGCTGGTGCCGATCGCGGTCTACCTGCTCATCGCCGGAGACTCGGCGACCGCCACCGGATGGCCGATCCCCACTGCGACCGACATCGCCTTCGCACTCGGTGTGCTCGCGATGTTCGGCAAGGGGCTGCCCTCGACCGTGCGGGTGTTCCTGTTGGCGCTGGCGATCCTCGACGACATCATCGGCATCATCTTCATCGCCGTGCTCTTCGCGCACGACGTGCAGTGGCTGCTGCTCGTCCTCGCCGTGGTCGCGGTCGCGCTGTTCTGGGTCCTCAGCCGCGCACTGCATGCGAAGGGGCACGCCGCGATCGCCGTCGCGATGGTCGTCGTCGGAGTCGTGGTCTGGGGATTGGTCGCCGCGTCCGGCATCCATGCCACGATCGCGGGAGTCATGCTGGGCCTCGTGATGTCGCCGGTTCCCGCCGCGCGCACCCGTCACGCCCTCGAGCCCACCGTCAACGGGGCGATCCTGCCGGTGTTCGCGTTCGTCGCCGCGTTCGTGGTGATTCCCGCCCTCGCACCCTCCGAGCTCTCGCCGGCTTTCTGGGGCATCGTGGTCGCCCTTCCGGTCGGCAAGATCCTCGGCATCTCGCTGTTCGGCTGGATCGCGATGCGTATCCGACCCCGGGGGTCGGCTCCCGCGCTGCCGTTCGGCGACATCCTGGCGGCCGGTGCCCTGGGCGGGATCGGATTCACGGTCTCGCTGCTTCTCGCCAATCTCGCCTTCGCGTCGGATGCGGGCGTCCGCGACCAGGCGATCCTCGGCGTGCTCGTCGGCTCGCTCATCGCGCTCGTCCTGTCCGGGGTGATCGTGTCGCTTCGCGCCCGCTCCTATCGTCGGCTGAGCGCCGCGACATCCTGA
- a CDS encoding VOC family protein, whose translation MTTENTSGATGATGAHTTDGRPHSATSLTPFLAIPGAREAIDFYSDVFGARVVDVTELGGVVAHADLDFGVGRLQLGEPSPEYHLVPAPSGDDDCYSMGLYVPDVDAVVERAVAAGATVREAPSAFVSGDRFASIRDPFGVRWSVMTRVEDLSDEESARRVAEWAASFSAAPDDAS comes from the coding sequence ATGACCACCGAGAACACGAGCGGAGCGACCGGCGCGACCGGCGCACACACGACGGACGGACGTCCGCACAGCGCGACCTCGCTCACCCCTTTCCTCGCGATCCCCGGGGCGCGCGAGGCGATCGACTTCTACAGCGATGTGTTCGGCGCCCGCGTCGTCGATGTCACGGAGCTGGGGGGCGTCGTCGCCCACGCCGACCTCGACTTCGGTGTCGGACGTCTGCAGCTGGGCGAGCCGAGCCCCGAATACCATCTCGTTCCCGCGCCCTCGGGCGACGACGACTGCTACTCGATGGGGCTGTACGTCCCCGACGTCGACGCTGTCGTCGAGCGTGCTGTCGCCGCCGGGGCGACCGTGCGGGAGGCTCCGTCGGCATTCGTGTCGGGAGACCGGTTCGCGAGCATCCGGGATCCCTTCGGCGTCCGATGGTCGGTGATGACCCGTGTCGAAGACCTGTCGGACGAGGAGAGTGCTCGACGTGTGGCCGAGTGGGCGGCGTCGTTCAGCGCGGCGCCTGACGACGCGAGCTGA